GATGAGAGGTCACCAGGGATTCCATTGTGGACACAAGTAAGGGCCTTTTCTGTCATCTTGAGGCAGCTCAACACCAATGCTGGCTGCACAAGATTGGTGGATGAAAATGGCTTTCCAACCTCCTCAGTGGAATAAGATGGACAAAACCTGCTTGATGGTGTGTTTTGCTTTGGAAAGCTTCTATCCCTGTAGTGTAAGATGAATGTGAAGTTACCATGGGCTATGGAAATGGCTAATTTTTAGCTTTACATTTTTCCATGCAATTTAGGTCACAGTTCTTAGGTTGTGCTGTCCCTGTCAGCTTCATGAACCTTTACCAGGAAAATTACCAAAGTACCAATGAGTATCATACTCTATACTGGAAATAAGGTGGTCCAACAgtccttctttctctttgccCCAGATGGGCACAAGTGCCTCATTATACTCCTCGGACTACTCCAGGGTATCCATCACTGGGTCCTTGTCAAACATGCTAACCTGGCAGGACAGCCTACGATGGAGACTTTTCAAACTAATGCGAATGCAATGTTCTCATGAGTAAGgacacttaacacacacactgtaattttggtagatgcttttatccaaagcgaattagaagtgaggtacaaggtaaaAAGGCAGCCATGGTAagagtaaggaggtcttgcctaagtaTCCGTGCTggtggtaggccacagctggtaCCCCTAGTCTTACCTTACCAGTCTTGTATCTCTGTTATAAGCATGTTGTATTTCATTGACAACATTAAGGTGTAAAACCCTCCACTACATCTGTTTGTTAAGCGCAACAGGATGtagcacacaaaacacagtcatATACGAGTAGACGATAAACATAGCTTTGGTTTATTTGTGAGTACATTATTAATGAGAATAAGTTACAGTAGGTTTGCATATGCAGTGAAATCAATACAATAGTGTAACTTTTCAGCACAGCTCTATCCAAATTATTGTTCTAGTTTCCTGAACTGGTGCTTAGTCATTTGAGTTGGATGTTTTTAATTGCCAAGGTGCAGTCTTTACAATTCAGCTGAAGGAGGACCTGGGATAGAAACTGTGAGAAAGAAGACAGTCACTTATTAGTCAGGTGCCAAAAattgtaaataatgtgtttaacGTTATGAGTACATAAGTTGAAGATTGTACTTTAGAGAACTCTTCTAAAAGCACATCTTCACTTCTGCCATTCTTGAATAAAACAGATGATTTCAGATGAACAGTCACTTtttgaaaatctgaaaaaaagatAAGTACAAATGAAAGTCTGTTTTTTCACCCACACTAGTAACTCCATCCCTGGAGTACAGAAATATGTGTCACTGACTGTACCTTGATTTGAGCTGGTAGTTGTACTGACATCTGACTTTGTATTGGAAACGCCAGATGTGCTCCCATGTGCTGGTGAAGATGTGATGCCATCCGTATCCAGAGTTGTCCTGGATTCTGTCAATGTGCCTGCTTCAAGTTCAAGGAAACAGATAAAGGCCTAAAGAATTAGTGAACATTAGGGTAGCAGACAGGACACACTGTACTGTGCTCATATCCAACAGTGCAGATGTAGTAATAATCAATGTTTTCCACACATTTTACTTGAGTGGGCCATCCATTTAGTTTAATCTGTCCTAAAAAACAATGCCATCCAGATACATTACCTGGAGGACTTTTCAGTCAGTTACTTGTTTGCTGTTAAAAATGTCATAAACTCAGATCAGCTgacattaattaatgttaatttcaTGATTTAGAGTGATGACAGAACACACTTGTTGTAGACTGGAACACGTCTCTGGAATTAAAGGAACAGCTCTGCTTTGGTTTAAATCTTATTACTATCACGATGAGTCTTCCAGGCACAAAAAGGTTAGTTATGGTGTTCCACAGGATTCTGTGCTTGGACTCCTGTCCTTGTTTATCGAAATCAGATGAAAGAAATTAACTAAAAATGTCCTGtaattttctacttttaaattCAGACAGGACAGCACCTTTTAATCAATCTTCACCATATCTTGGAAACCCTTTTTTAATAAAGCCTGTAGTCAGAGTCTGCTCAGGTGACACTGAGCtagaattaaaatgtttattcctGTTTatagtgaataaaaatgtttggatCATGGTTATCAGTATTATCACCGTATTGTTAAAAGGTTCTGACAAGAGGTGTATTTATGAGATAATCACCTGGTGTTCCTGTGGTACTGCTTCTTGTTGTAATGGTATCGGTGGATTCAGTAGAAGTAACTGTAGATGGTGAAGTGGTGCTCGTGGTTGTTAATGTAGCTGTGGTACTGCTGCTTGTTGTGTCGGGTGCTGTAGAGGCAGATTCTGTGGACATGGCGTGGTTttaacaaaagcacacacatatacatctAATAAACAGTCATATCCTTTTCAAAGAAATAAACCTAATAAGTTATAATTAGATTACAAACTCACTAAGCCTTAGGCTAACCATGTACAATCTTCCTGCGATATGCAAGGAAGAATTAGTTTGTCCACATTCTCTGGTAAATGCAAATTTATCCTTCATGACGTAGCAGCCTTagaagaatatatatatatatatataaaatatatttccatCTGTTTCTTTTAGGATACTCACTTTGCATACTAGGACATGAGATTTGGGTTTGTGCAACGTTCCATCACTGCTCCATCACTATGCCAAATTGCATTTACCAAAGTTGTCACTGTAGAATAGTGTGCATACCTTAACTAAATATTAAACCTCCTTGTCTTGGATCCTTTGTCTTACAGGACAGTACAATCAATAACGGGTACACTGCCTATAccttatacatatttattaatgtgaCATGATTTTATGTGTGAGAATATATTGGATTCTGTTGACAACATCCGAGTTGCACTAGACTCAATAGATACTGTAGATGCAATGTTGTTCCTGCATCAGTACAGGGAAGCTGTTATAAGCCAAGCGTTAGTGAGGCTGCTGAAGGAGGTGAGTCACTGAAATTCAGAGATTCCTTAATGCAAAGTAAAAATGCAGAATTTGTAGATCTGACAGAAGAATATTTTCAGCAGTGACATAAAAAAAGtacactttttgttttatgtaattttCAGAAATCATATGTGAATGAAATAGTTTTAGGCATCCTGACCAACCTGTAGCTGTGCTCACATTCAGTGATGACAATGTACTTGAGGCAGTTGTTGAAGCGACTGTAGATAAAGAAGTTATGTTATAGGGATCATATTAGACATGGTAGATGTAGTACTTCTCCTGTACCAGATGTCCTTGTCACTTTAGTAGTAAATTTGTGCTGTAATTAAGAATAATGATTTACACTACTTCTTTCTCTGTGggtatttactgtgtgtatttgcatgttgtAGTCATCATTGATcattgattcatttattcatgcTGGGCAGTCAACTTGGATTCCATGACATAACTTTTAGGCTTGTAAATTTTCCTTCGCAATGTCTAAAAGATGATGCCCCACATTTTCAAATGGGGAAAAATGTTGGCCCTGTAACAAAGGTATGGATAATGTGACACTATTATTCAGTTCCTTGTCAGAAAGTCAAGTCTCACAGTTTCTCTTTAATGTCACTTCTTGCTGTTTTGTAAGTCTGAAGTATTTTCATAGCGTGATTCAGCTAACAGGAAAGACAGCTTTAATAACAGAGCTCTGGGTTTTTAGATGTAAAGTCCCACGCCTGTGCTCCTTTTAAGGTCAGTTAAAATTGGTAGTACTACCAAAGTCTTAACAACAACTACTTCAAGTTAAAAGTTTACAGATCAATGGGTCTTTGAGATTTTTTGTGGTGCTGCTGTTTATAGTTTATCAGTGTAGTAATAGTTTGAAAGGGATCTATTAAAACCCTAATGAGTGGTGAAACATCTACAGTGGATGTTATTGATATAAGTGACAGAGATATTGCTGGTCAGTGTAGGGATGAGCTACTGTAGATGGAGCTTATTTAGCAGTGGAGGAGTAGGAACAGAGTATGGAGTATATGAAGTGGTGCTTTGGATCTCACCTGTGGTATTGGCACCAGATGTTTGAGCtagaaagttaaaaaaaacaatgtcatttcattgcaataaaaaaaatctgcaaacaTACATAGTGATCTTTTGTTGAGCAGATGTAGCTGACATGAATACACTGTAATGGATTAATTGTGGACAGAAAAGGTGGAAAAGAATGCAATTATATCTTCTCTGGTTTTAGACAGTTACATCACCTGACAACAGTTAAGAGTCATTTTCCAAAACTGGATAAAGTTTCATAGCAGACATAAGCTCAGATCAGCTgatattaattaatgttaattccATGATTTAGAGTGATGACAGCCAAACTTGTTTTAAACTGGAACATTTGTCTCTGGAATTAAAGGACCAGCTCTGATTTGGTTTAAATCTTATTACTATCATGATGAGTCTTGCATCCAGAAAAAGGTTTGTTATGGTGTTCCACAGGATTCTGTGCTTGGACTCCTGTCCTTGTTTATAGAAATCAGATGAAAGAAATTAACTAAACATTTTCCTGTAAATTTCTACTTTTAAATTCAGACAGGACAGCTTTAACATGTcttaaaaaacctttttgatAAAGCCTGTAGTCAGAGTCTGCTCAGGTGACTCTAGACtagaattaaaatgtttattcgTGTTTATAGTGAACAAAAATGTCATGGTTATCAGTATTATCACAATATTGTTAAGGTTCTGACGTGTATTTATACGCTAATCACCTGATGTTACTGTGGTACTGCTTCTTGTTGTAATGGTACCGCTGGATTCAGTAGAAGTAACAGTAGATGGTGAAGTAGTGCTCGTGGTTGTTAATGTAGCTGTGGTACTGCTGCTTCTTGTGTCGGATGCTGTAGAGGCAGATTCTGTGGACATGGCATGGTTttaacaaaagcacacacatatacatctAATTAACAATCATATCCTTTTCAAAGAAATAAACCTAATAAGTTATAATTAGATTACAAACTCACTAAGCCTTAGGCTAACCATGCACAATCTTCCTGCGATGTGCAAGGAAGATTAGTTTGTCCACATTCTCTGGTAAATGCAAACTTATCCTTCATGACGTAGCAGCCTTAGAAGAATTGTGCTCAGATGCCATTGTTTCCCACATAATTAGATTTTACATGTGGTTGTGGGCAGTGGCAGGAGGACTGGCTAATGATGCATATTTCTTggtatttactgtgtgtatttgcatgttgtAGTTATCCTTGATcactgattcatttattcatgcTGGACAGTCAACTCGGATTCCATGACATAACTTTTAGGCTCGTAAATTTTCCATCACAAAGCCCAAAAGATTCCCCACATTTTCAAAAGGGGAAAAATGTTGGCACTGTAACAAAGGGATGGAAAATGTGACACTATTATTCAGTTCCTTGTTGTGAAATCAAGTCTCACAGCACAGGCGTGTTTGCCTTTAATGTCACTTCAAGCTGTTCTGTAACTCAAGTATTTTCATAGCTCGATTCAGCTAACAGTAAAGACGGCTTTAATAAGATGTAAATTCTAATGACTGTGCTCCTTTTGAGGTCAGTTAAAATTGGTAGTACTACCACAGTCTtaactactaccactactactagtTAAAAGTTTCCAGATTAATGGGTCTTTGAGATTTTTTGTGGTGCTGCTGTTAGTAGTTTATCAGTGTAGTAATAGTTTGAAAGGGATCTATTAAAACCCAAATGAGTGGTGAAACATCTACAGTGGATGTTATTGATATAAGTGACAGAGATATTGCTGGTCAGTGTAGGGATGAGCTACTGTAAATAGAGCTTATAGCTTGGAGTGGAGGAGTAGGAATAGAGTATGGAGTGTATGAAGTGGTGCTGTGGATCTCACCTGTGGTACTGGCCACTGATGTTTGAGCTAGAAAgttacaacaaaacaatgtcatttcattgcaataaaaaaaatcggCAAACATACATAGTGATGTTTTGTCGAGCAGATGTAGCAGACATGAATACACTGTAATGGACATAAGCTGAGATCAGCTgacattaattaatgttaattccATGATTTAgagtgatgacagaacaaactTGTTTTAAACTGGAACATTTGTCTCTGGAATTTAAGGAACAGCTCTGCTTTGGTTTAAATCTTATTACTATCACGATGAGTCGTGCATCCAGAAAAAGGTTCGTTATGGTGTTCCACAGGATTCTGTGCTTGGACTCCTGTCCTTGTTTATAGAAATCAGATGAAAGAAATTAACTAAAAATGTCTTGtaattttctacttttaaattCAGACAGGACAGCCCCTTTTAATCAAGCTTCATCATATCTTGGAAACCCTTTTTGATAAAGCCTGTAGTCAGAGTCTGCTCAGGTGACGCTGAACtagaattaaaatgtttattcatgtttataGTGAACAAAAATGTCATGGTTATCAGTATTATCACAATATTGTTAAGGTTCTGACGTGTATTTATGCACTATTCACCTGATGTTACTGTGGTACTGCTTCTTGTTGTAATGGTACCGCTGGATTCAGTAGAAGTAACAGTAGATGGTGAAGTAGTGCTCGTGGTTGTTAATGTAGCTGTGGTACTGCTGCTTCTTGTGTCGGATGCTGTAGAGGCAGATTCTGTGGACATGGCGTGGTTttaacaaaagcacacacatatacatctAATAAACAATCATATCCTTTTCAAAGAAATAAACCTAATAAGTTATAATTAGATTACAAACTCACTAAGCCTTAGGCTAACCATGTACAATCTTCCTGCGATGTGCAAGGAAGATTAGTTTGTCCACATTCTCTGGTAAATGCAAACTTACTCTTCATGATGTAGCAGCCTTAAAAGAATTGtaaatgctttttaataaaTGCTTTAAGTGGATATATTATACTGGTATGCAAAGGCAAAGTTTAGGGTAGTGGTAGCAATCaataattaattccaagggttcacatactttttcactATGAGGCTTTTATGGCTCTTCTCAataaagaagatttttttttgttaatgtctGGTAATGTAAGTCTattaatttaaaagaataaCTGATCATCGAGTTACCATCATTTTACAATGATGGTAACTCAGCTGTTGATGTGTCTTTTCAGGTCAAAAATGTAAATCCTGGGAACAATCTTTTGACTGGTATGAGtatatttccatttgtttcttTCATGATACACACTTTGCATACTAGGACATATTATTTGGGTTTGTGCAATGTTCCATCACTGCTCCATCACTATGCCAAATTGCATTTACCAAAGTTGTCACTGTAGAATAGTTATGTAATGGTGTGCATACCttaactaaatattaaacttCCTTGTCTTGCATCCAGgtcttacagtacagtacaatatacacatacacatacttaTACACATTTATTGATGAGAGTTGCAGTAGATTGTGTCAATGTTGATCCTGCATCAGTACAAGGAAGCTGTTATAAGCCAAGCATTAGTGAGGCTCCTGAAGGAGGTGAGTCAATGAATTCTAGAGATACCTTAACGCAAACTAAAAATGCAGAATTTACTAGATCTGACAGAAGAATATTTTCAGCAGTgacataaaggaaaaaaatatcaGTATTTGTTTATCGTACTTTTCAGAAATCATATGTGAATGAAATAGTTTTAGGCATCCTGACCAACCTGTAGCTGTGCTCACATTCAATGATGACGATGTACTGGAGGCGGTTGTTGAAGCGACTGTAGATAAAGAAATTATGTAATAGGGATC
The window above is part of the Anabas testudineus chromosome 17, fAnaTes1.2, whole genome shotgun sequence genome. Proteins encoded here:
- the LOC113171947 gene encoding bypass of stop codon protein 1-like, yielding MSTESASTASDTRSSSTTATLTTTSTTSPSTVTSTESSGTITTRSSTTVTSAQTSGANTTVASTTASSTLSSLNVSTATESASTAPDTTSSSTTATLTTTSTTSPSTVTSTESTDTITTRSSTTGTPGTLTESRTTLDTDGITSSPAHGSTSGVSNTKSDVSTTTSSNQDFQKVTVHLKSSVLFKNGRSEDVLLEEFSKFLSQVLLQLNCKDCTLAIKNIQLK